Genomic DNA from Gimesia aquarii:
GATGCGGTGGAGAAATCCGCGCAGGTGACCGAGCTGGACCCGGAAGACCAGTCCGTGGGATACGGAGGGTTGCCAAATGAAAACGGAGTCGTGCAGCTAGACGCTTCCTTCATGGATGGCAGGACGCACAATTGCGGATCAGTGGGCGCGCTGGAGAACATTAAAACGCCGTCGTCCGTGGCTCGACTCGTCATGGAACGTACCGATCATATTCATCTTGTTGGAGAAGGGGCCCGAGAGTTTGCCAGGGCACACGGATTTAAGGAGGAGAACCTCCTCACAGACAAATCCAGAAAGATGTGGCTTCGCTGGAAGGAAAACCTGAGTGACAAAGACGACCGGTTCCCCCCCAAAGACGGAGATTACAAACTGGACAAGCGGCCGACTGGTACTATTAATATTCTGGCGTTGGATGCCAAAGGCGATCTCGCAGGATGCACGACCACCTCGGGGTTGTTCGGGAAGCTTCCCGGTCGAATTGGCGATTCTCCCATCATCGGCGCGGGGCTCTACGTCGACAACGAAGTCGGTGCGGCGGGCGCAACTGGACGGGGTGAAGAAATCTTGCGCACCTGTGGCAGTTTTTTCGTGGTGGAACAGATGCGTGCGGGTAAGAGTCCCCGCGAGGCTTGCGAGGCACTGTGCCAACGGATCGTAAAAATCAACGGAGGTGCGGACAAAGTCGACTTCAACGACAAAATTGTCGCCATCAATAAAGCAGGAGAAGCCGGCTGTGCGGCAATCCGCGCTCGAAAAGACAAGCCACCCAAGGCAGCCATCATTACGACCGCGGGAGTGCAAATCATCGAAGGCTCCTATCTGATCGAGATCAAATAATTTCTGGAGACGCGACTTTTTTGTGAACTGTTCTTTAAACATAATCTCTGTTGGGAAACTCCACAATGATCAGATACTGCCAGGTTATCA
This window encodes:
- a CDS encoding N(4)-(beta-N-acetylglucosaminyl)-L-asparaginase — translated: MKNVAGLGASLSLFTTLPGRAKEKRAPRRPLMLCSRGEEWAEKVLRPGWNALEAGGDILDAVEKSAQVTELDPEDQSVGYGGLPNENGVVQLDASFMDGRTHNCGSVGALENIKTPSSVARLVMERTDHIHLVGEGAREFARAHGFKEENLLTDKSRKMWLRWKENLSDKDDRFPPKDGDYKLDKRPTGTINILALDAKGDLAGCTTTSGLFGKLPGRIGDSPIIGAGLYVDNEVGAAGATGRGEEILRTCGSFFVVEQMRAGKSPREACEALCQRIVKINGGADKVDFNDKIVAINKAGEAGCAAIRARKDKPPKAAIITTAGVQIIEGSYLIEIK